The proteins below come from a single Danio aesculapii chromosome 23, fDanAes4.1, whole genome shotgun sequence genomic window:
- the ndnl2 gene encoding necdin-like 2, translating into MSQRKKAGPASQNKTQRRSQLLLEEDEDATFSQITSSQAQRARENFTSDQIDHKVAEVVQFILIKDQKKIPIRRADIGKHVIKDYKHIYAEVMKRVCRTFEQVFGLKLVEIDLKQHIYILINKLEPIRGQTVSMHPGNQKMGLLFAILSVIFMKGGTVKENLVWNTLKKLRVDPGEKHDEFGDVKKVVTEEFVRQKYLEYGKIPHTEPVEYEFRWGLRAEKEVSKLKLLEFVGELFDQDPQSWTQQFREASASETSSQST; encoded by the exons ATGTCTCAGAGGAAGAAAGCGGGTCCAGCTTCTCAGAACAAAACTCAGAGA CGATCGCAGTTATTGCTGGAGGAAGATGAAGATGCAACCTTCAGCCAAATAACATCATCACAGGCTCAGAGAGCTCGAGAGAACTTCACGTCTGACCAAATAGACCACAAG GTGGCAGAGGTGGTCCAGTTCATCTTGAttaaagaccaaaaaaaaatccCCATCCGAAGAGCAg ACATTGGAAAACATGTGATAAAGGACTACAAACACATCTATGCGGAAGTCATGAAGAGAGTTTGCCGTACATTTGAGCAG GTATTTGGATTAAAACTAGTGGAGATTGATCTCAAACAACACATTTATATTCTGATCAATAAACTGGAGCCTATTCGTGGACAAACAGTGAGCAT GCATCCTGGAAACCAAAAGATGGGTCTGCTGTTTGCCATACTTAGTGTCATTTTTATGAAGGGTGGTACCGTCAAGGAGA ATCTGGTGTGGAATACACTCAAGAAGCTGCGGGTGGATCCAGG GGAGAAGCATGATGAGTTTGGAGATGTAAAGAAAGTGGTCACTGAAGAGTTCGTACGGCAGAA ATATCTGGAGTATGGAAAGATTCCCCACACAGAGCCAGTGGAATATGAATTTCGCTGGGGTCTGCGGGCAGAGAAGGAGGTGTCTAAACTCAAACTGCTGGAGTTTGTTGGAGAG CTTTTTGATCAGGATCCTCAGAGCTGGACACAGCAGTTCAGAGAGGCCAGTGCAAGTGAAACCAGCAGCCAGTCAACATGA